One stretch of Arachis hypogaea cultivar Tifrunner chromosome 20, arahy.Tifrunner.gnm2.J5K5, whole genome shotgun sequence DNA includes these proteins:
- the LOC140183190 gene encoding uncharacterized protein encodes MASLFEAGFIRELDYSTWLSNVVLVKKTNGKWRMYVDYSNLNKVIVRFEIPVVMVSDNDTQFFNKKFGKFLSGLEIKQKFSSVEYPQSNKQAGAANKVILSGLKKHLDKRKGSWADELASVLRSYRTTPQSFTWETPFWLTYGVDPVIPVKVGEPRPRLLLGGSDEATEKDLIDETREMAHLLEVALKQRLALRYNRRVQNRRFKKGD; translated from the exons ATGGCTAGTTTATtcgaagccggcttcatcagggAACTCGACTACTCCACATGGCTCTCAAATGTGGTGCTTGTGAAAAAAACTAATGGGAAGTGGAGGATGTATGTTGATTACTCAAATCTCAACAAG GTGATCGTGAGgtttgaaatcccggtggtcatGGTGTCGGATAACGATACACAGTTTTTCAACAAGAAATTTGGAAAATTCTTGTCAGGCCTTGAAATCAAACAAAAGTTCTCCTCTGTTGAGTACCCCCAAAGCAACAAACAAGCTGGGGCAGCGAACAAGGTCATCCTAAGCGGGCTGAAGAAGCACCTAGATAAGAGGAAGGGCTCCTGGGCAGATGAGTTAGCATCAGTACTGCGGTCCTATAGAACCACACCACAATCTTTTACCTGGGAGACGCCTTTCTGGCTTACTTATGGTGTGGATCCGGTGATTCCCGTGAAAGTTGGGGAACCGAGACCAAGACTACTCCTCGGAGGAAGCGATGAAGCGACTGAGAAGGACCTGATAGATGAGACTAGGGAGATGGCCCACTTATTGGAAGTGGCGCTGAAGCAAAGGTTAGCATTACGGTACAACCGTAGGGTCCAAAACAGGAGGTTTAAAAAAGGcgactga